CAAAAACAACCTTACTTTTCAAGGATTCTATGGTTGAAATACTAAAAAATACCTTTATAGAGTGAACTCACAAATAATTGCACTAAAAAAAAAGAATAAATAATTTGCACAACGTGTTGTGTTAAGGACTAAATAAGAGAATATTGAATGACAGAAGCCGATCTGCAAAAAATTTCAACAGAGCTGGTACAGGAGCTAACAGGAAAAAAGAAAGTTCAGGTGTCAGCCTGTTTTTACAAATCGAAAGCGTTAAACCATAAAATAAAGCTGGATAGAGGGACCATTCATATCCGCATCGCGGAAGGGCTGCGGCATGCCCCGGAGACGATCATTCGTGCCCTGATCAAAATTCTTGTTTTAAAACTGCACCGTTATAAAGTGGATCGAAATTTATATAAAATATATCGCGAGTACGTGGACACCCATTCCCAATTACTGTCGCCCCAAAAAGTTTACCAGCCTTCTAAATCTTATCAAGCTGAGGGGAAAGTCTTTAACCTGAATGCGTTATTCGATCAGTTAAACGAAGAGTTTTTTCAGAACAAATTACAAAAACCCCTGTTAGGCTGGAGTTTACGCAAGAGTTATCATCGGCTTGCTTTTTATTCAGCCAAAAAAAATTTACTGGTTGTCAGCCGGATTTTTGATGCAAAGAAAGTACCGCAAGAAGTAGTAAAATTTTTATTGTATCACGAAATGCTACACATCGCCATTCCGGTGGTGAAAGTTAATGGCCGCCGCCGCATCCATCCCCCCGCTTTCAAACAACGAGAGAAACAGTTTCCGCAATATGAAGCTGTTCAAAAATGGATCGAGAAGAATATTAATCGGCTATAACACTAAACAATCTTGTTAAACAATCTCGTTCAAAAAACTACATTTTTATTTGATATGGCAGGTTAAACACAATCTACTTTTAGCATTCATTATAACCAGCATTTTTTCATTTCCCATCAAGTTGTGCGTATCATGGCACGAAGTACACTGAAGCTGATTGTCTATTAAGAGGTCTTGCTGTATGGTGGCGCCCAGCCCCGATTCACTGGAAGCAGGATCATAAAGCCCGCCGTCTTCTTCAGCAAGCTTGGAGTCATAAACAAAAGAAACTGGATGATTGTTACGCAAATCCGTGCCAATTTGCGCCTCAGCAGGGACATATTTACTGGCTTGCAGGCCGCCGCCAAAATTATTAAGCGCAATCGTACCGTCGTGGCAGCTTAAGCACAATTTAGAAATACCTGTAGGTTGCCCCACTTTGGCATTCAGGGTATTGCTTTGATAAACATTGTAAGTAATTTCTTTATAATTGTGTTCCCACAAGGGCTGTTTGACCGATTTATGTCCTTCGCCATCCTCTGTGTGGCACACCGAGCAAGAATTATCAGATATATTCCATTCTGAATTGGTAAAATCATGAGGAGAATTTAAAAATTTTTGTCCATAAGCTACACTAGCAATGCTTAGTAAAAGGGATAAGCAAAGTTTAAGTCCCTTCATCATAGCTTTCTCCCAATTTTCATCTTTTTCTTCATATTAAAAAATCGACCTTTACAAAATTTGTTTAGTTTTAAAGCCTTTCCTGCTCAGAAACCTATCATCTTCGATACGATTTGGGGGCATGGCACCCCGGAGCACAACTTCCTCCTTTTTCGTCATATTTGAAATTCATTGGCATGTCCCACTTTCCAAAGCGCACCGTCTTTGGAATTAGATGCACCGACTGTGCGCCATGAACATCATGGCATAGTGTACAGCTACGGCCTTTTTCGCCGCTGATATGTAATGCATGTAAATTCGTCTTCCCATCAATAAAGCCGGTATCCAAATTTTGAGGATTTAGGATCTCAGAATCATGACAATTAAAACACAAGGCAAAATTTTCAGGATCACTCTCCGTATATGAAGTGGCAGGGAATTTACCGGTCAAAAGAAAAGGAAATTCTTCTTTATGTACATTATGACAAATCAAGCATCCTTCATCTTCAATTGGCGCGTGAATTACGTGAGCTTGCTTTAATCTTTTCTCCATGTCAAAAATAGATGGATCACTGGAATTATGGCAGTTCAGACAAAGTTCAGGCGTTTCAGCCTTTAAAATAAACTCGTTATTCGTAGCATGTGGCGTATGACACTTTAAGCAGGGGGATGTTTCTTTTAAAGGCCCATGAACAATATGTTTGCTCTCGACTTCAGCATCTTCTGTGTCATGGCAATTAAAGCATAGATCCGGCGATTTTTGAATTAACAGATTTTTATACTTAGAAACATGAGGCGTATGGCAACTTTCACACTCTTCTTCGAAAGGCGCGTGAACATAATCCGAGCTAAGAAGTTCTCGCTTGTCGTCATGGCATTCAAAGCACAATTCCGGCCGTTCGGTTTTTAAAAGGGAAGCGCGAAGAGAATGGTGAGGGTCGTGGCAAGCAATACAGTCCTGCTCTTCATAAGGCGGATGAATGGTCTTATCCGTTTCCATTTCATGGCAAGATGCGCAAATTGATTCGTCTTCTTCTCCTAACAAAAGTCCAGATTTTTCCGATGAATGCGGCGAATGACAGTCCAAACATCCGCCAGCCTCAACCGGCTCATGAACAACCGTTAAATTATCTTTCTGGTCATGACAATTATAACACAGTTCCGGTACTTCCGAGATTAAACTAAATTCATTTCCAGATGAATCCGGATGTTGTTTATCATTACTTTCATGACAGGAAAGACAATCATCTTCAATCGCCGGATGTATTACCGGCTTATTTATCAATCCCTGATGGCATCCGGCAGAAGTACAATCTTCTTCCTGCGCTCTTCCCTGTGCCAATAAAAGAAACAATATCATCGCAACCAAAATATATCTATGCATAATGAGCCCTTAAAATTTCCTTTCAACACGGAAATATGCATTCCGGTATTGTATGATTTCACTTTCAAAGTCACGCTGGTAAAATTCCAATCCCAATTTAAACCATGTATTACGAAATTGAGTTTGCCATTCGACCTGCCCGGTCCATAATTCGAGATTTAAATTTTGCCCTATTTGTTTACGATAGCTGGCATTGATTTCTAATCGAGTTTTTCGCAGAAATTGATAAAGAATACGTGAATTGACATCAATAAATTGTTGTTTTTCGTTTTCTTGTATTAGTTTATAATCTCTGTAGTTGCCAGAGAAAATAAAGGTCAGATCTCTCCCTCCCCTTCCCGTAAAAGAGGCAAAATAGCGTTTTGAACGATAAGGTACAATATTCGTATTAAATTGATCGTCTTCCCAGCCAATATCAAACTGTTTATATGAGAAATTTACCCCAATAACTTTCTGATCACTCCATTTTAAAATACGCAGCAATAAAGGATCGATTTTATCAAAATCCGATTTATTCCGGCGATAGTAAATACGAATGAGATTTTTGAATAAACTCAAACTTCCGCCATAAATATTTCCCTTTAAGGAATAGTCATATTCAATGTTTTGTTCTGTATTATAATCGATAAGCACAGTAGCTCCCGAAGGAATTCGTCCGCCGGGCAATCTTTGGATCTCTATAAAATCTCCTCTTTCAATTAAAATATAATCGATGTTTTCCTGATATATAATTATTCCCAGCTCATCTTTAACGACAATCGTTTCAATAAGAACATAGGGATATTCCAGAATCACAACGCTACCATCTTCCAAAACATGTTCTTCGTTATAAATTTGCAGCAGCAAAGACTGGTTATCACGCTGCGTGGATCGCCGAAGGTGTTCATAATTCAGATTTAATACTCCTCCGGGTATTTTCTTGGTATAATTAAGTGATCCGCCGATTATTTTTCTGGACTCGTTATAATTGGTGTTTTTGATTTTATCGTATCTATAAAACACATCACTGACCAGGCTTTTATACAATTTATGCTGCAAATGGGTATTCAAATTATGAAGAACATTCTTGATAGATTGAAATTTGCTGTCATTATAACGGTAGCCGCTTTTAAATTTGAAATTGAGGGGCAGATTTAAATTGAGAGTCTCTGTAAGATTGATCCGCTCGAATGGTTGAGATCCTGTTTGCTTGGTGGCCCACACATTTGAAAATATGCCGGACATCCTGTTTTTATCAAAATAGATATTTTCTTTAAATTGCAATTCGTGTAATAAATTATTAAACGCTTTCTGATCTGCATATTGATAATGTGAAATTCTTCGATTGTATTTAAATTTACTAACATCAA
This sequence is a window from Caldithrix abyssi DSM 13497. Protein-coding genes within it:
- a CDS encoding cytochrome c3 family protein, translating into MHRYILVAMILFLLLAQGRAQEEDCTSAGCHQGLINKPVIHPAIEDDCLSCHESNDKQHPDSSGNEFSLISEVPELCYNCHDQKDNLTVVHEPVEAGGCLDCHSPHSSEKSGLLLGEEDESICASCHEMETDKTIHPPYEEQDCIACHDPHHSLRASLLKTERPELCFECHDDKRELLSSDYVHAPFEEECESCHTPHVSKYKNLLIQKSPDLCFNCHDTEDAEVESKHIVHGPLKETSPCLKCHTPHATNNEFILKAETPELCLNCHNSSDPSIFDMEKRLKQAHVIHAPIEDEGCLICHNVHKEEFPFLLTGKFPATSYTESDPENFALCFNCHDSEILNPQNLDTGFIDGKTNLHALHISGEKGRSCTLCHDVHGAQSVHLIPKTVRFGKWDMPMNFKYDEKGGSCAPGCHAPKSYRR
- a CDS encoding cytochrome c3 family protein, giving the protein MMKGLKLCLSLLLSIASVAYGQKFLNSPHDFTNSEWNISDNSCSVCHTEDGEGHKSVKQPLWEHNYKEITYNVYQSNTLNAKVGQPTGISKLCLSCHDGTIALNNFGGGLQASKYVPAEAQIGTDLRNNHPVSFVYDSKLAEEDGGLYDPASSESGLGATIQQDLLIDNQLQCTSCHDTHNLMGNEKMLVIMNAKSRLCLTCHIK
- a CDS encoding SprT-like domain-containing protein, which encodes MTEADLQKISTELVQELTGKKKVQVSACFYKSKALNHKIKLDRGTIHIRIAEGLRHAPETIIRALIKILVLKLHRYKVDRNLYKIYREYVDTHSQLLSPQKVYQPSKSYQAEGKVFNLNALFDQLNEEFFQNKLQKPLLGWSLRKSYHRLAFYSAKKNLLVVSRIFDAKKVPQEVVKFLLYHEMLHIAIPVVKVNGRRRIHPPAFKQREKQFPQYEAVQKWIEKNINRL